From Aquabacter sp. L1I39, the proteins below share one genomic window:
- a CDS encoding LysR family transcriptional regulator yields the protein MLDKLEMLLCLAAERHFGRAALAAGVTQPTLSSAVKTLEEQFGVLIVARGARFQGFTPEGERILHWARRLVADARSMRQEIRAASEGLSGQLRLAVVPTALPFVGELTLPLCRRHARLGFSILSMPADQILTAVEQFSVDAGIAYVQGPLPARLMAIPLYEERHGLLLDEALLATHLAERENPARSGWSAARASAPPAFVSWAQVARLPLCLLSSDMRYRRLVDARLATIPGAAAPRVETNALTVLDTHVASGLFATLLPVRHARALAGQRPGGTRLIAIPLEEDGPGHQIGLVVPRRDPLPAAVAALAEAARRWPATGIDARGEAPVPA from the coding sequence ATGCTGGACAAGCTGGAAATGCTGCTGTGCCTGGCCGCCGAGCGCCATTTCGGCCGGGCGGCCCTCGCCGCCGGCGTGACCCAGCCCACTCTGTCGTCCGCCGTGAAGACGCTCGAAGAGCAGTTCGGCGTCCTCATCGTGGCGCGCGGCGCCCGCTTCCAGGGCTTCACGCCGGAAGGGGAGCGCATCCTCCATTGGGCACGCCGGCTCGTCGCCGATGCCCGCAGCATGCGCCAGGAGATCCGCGCCGCCAGCGAGGGCCTGTCGGGGCAATTGCGCCTTGCGGTGGTGCCCACCGCTCTGCCCTTCGTGGGCGAGCTCACCTTGCCCCTGTGCCGGCGTCATGCGCGCCTCGGCTTTTCCATCCTCTCCATGCCCGCCGACCAGATCCTCACGGCGGTGGAGCAATTCTCCGTGGATGCGGGCATCGCCTATGTGCAAGGGCCGCTGCCGGCACGGCTCATGGCCATTCCCCTCTATGAGGAACGCCACGGCTTGCTTCTGGACGAGGCCTTGCTGGCGACCCATCTGGCCGAGCGCGAGAACCCGGCTCGAAGCGGCTGGAGCGCGGCACGGGCGAGCGCGCCGCCGGCTTTCGTGAGCTGGGCGCAGGTGGCGCGCCTGCCCTTGTGTCTTTTGTCGTCGGATATGCGCTATCGGCGCCTGGTGGATGCCCGCCTCGCAACCATCCCTGGTGCGGCGGCGCCGCGCGTGGAGACCAATGCGCTGACCGTCCTGGACACCCATGTGGCGTCCGGCCTCTTCGCGACCCTCCTGCCCGTGCGCCACGCTCGCGCCTTGGCCGGCCAACGCCCTGGAGGCACGCGGCTCATCGCCATTCCCCTGGAGGAAGACGGGCCCGGCCACCAGATTGGCCTCGTCGTGCCCCGCCGCGATCCCTTGCCAGCGGCGGTGGCCGCCCTGGCGGAAGCCGCCCGCCGCTGGCCCGCCACGGGCATCGACGCCCGTGGCGAAGCGCCGGTGCCCGCCTGA
- a CDS encoding S1 family peptidase, whose amino-acid sequence MTPPLRGRPSGPEAGFRERLQHPAWPPYVAAVMNVDASEPGGHGSGILVGEQHVLTCLHVILFGQGVGDRLSLSEALPSFRATFGDLPVSVHLFGAGERPRRATCVAEDRHLDLALLKLDEPVFGVAPPLEAVEPLAGMQWAFFCGFERAPDLRFAYTLRQIDPMLGTLAVGTRRTGDHAFGVPAGYSGGAVFCEREGQPVFVGLADMGGIATAAGHYAAADAVRRFLREKLGHHWADTLPVTAGARRARIAGLLSRVAGGVDVAPEFHLLPGEGVFLAVHPLTAASADQALGRSVRPGGDRLVAHVPDPEALGRLLHFARQRTGLPIRLPSLAAFGALCASGPPVRIVGRPPVLGDLWHADGLRAPPEVCAVWVEADGAPCVAVFEGGRVIRHGSAGGALAGMPHRRIAFLPAFAPQDGSHR is encoded by the coding sequence GTGACGCCTCCCCTGCGCGGCCGGCCGAGCGGGCCGGAAGCCGGCTTTCGCGAGCGCCTGCAGCATCCGGCCTGGCCGCCTTATGTGGCGGCGGTGATGAATGTTGACGCCTCTGAGCCGGGCGGCCACGGCTCCGGCATCCTGGTGGGCGAGCAGCATGTGCTCACCTGCCTGCACGTGATCCTCTTCGGACAGGGCGTGGGCGACCGCCTGTCCCTGAGCGAGGCGCTGCCCAGCTTTCGCGCCACCTTCGGTGACCTTCCCGTGTCGGTGCATCTCTTCGGGGCCGGGGAGCGGCCGCGGCGTGCCACGTGCGTGGCCGAGGATCGGCACCTGGATCTGGCCTTGCTGAAGCTCGACGAACCCGTGTTCGGCGTGGCGCCGCCCCTGGAGGCGGTGGAGCCGCTGGCCGGGATGCAATGGGCCTTCTTCTGCGGCTTCGAGCGCGCGCCCGATCTTCGCTTCGCCTACACATTGCGGCAGATCGATCCCATGCTGGGCACCCTGGCGGTGGGGACGCGCCGCACCGGCGACCACGCCTTTGGTGTCCCGGCCGGCTATAGCGGCGGGGCGGTTTTCTGCGAACGGGAGGGCCAGCCGGTCTTCGTCGGTCTCGCGGACATGGGGGGAATTGCCACCGCGGCCGGCCATTATGCGGCTGCCGACGCGGTCCGCCGTTTCCTGCGCGAGAAGCTCGGCCATCACTGGGCCGACACCTTGCCCGTCACCGCCGGTGCGCGCCGGGCACGGATCGCCGGTTTGTTGAGCCGGGTGGCCGGCGGCGTGGATGTCGCTCCCGAGTTTCATCTCCTGCCGGGGGAGGGGGTGTTCCTCGCCGTCCATCCCTTGACCGCCGCCTCGGCCGACCAGGCATTGGGACGGTCGGTCCGGCCCGGCGGCGACCGGTTGGTCGCCCATGTGCCGGACCCCGAGGCCCTGGGGCGCCTTTTGCATTTTGCCCGGCAGCGCACGGGCCTGCCGATCCGGTTGCCGAGCCTTGCAGCGTTCGGTGCCCTATGTGCCAGCGGGCCGCCGGTGCGCATCGTCGGACGGCCACCCGTCCTTGGCGACCTGTGGCACGCAGACGGGCTGCGCGCGCCGCCCGAGGTGTGCGCGGTGTGGGTGGAGGCCGATGGCGCGCCGTGCGTTGCGGTGTTCGAGGGCGGGCGGGTGATCCGCCACGGCTCCGCGGGCGGCGCTCTTGCCGGCATGCCCCATCGGCGCATCGCCTTCCTCCCGGCCTTCGCGCCGCAGGACGGGTCGCACCGATGA